The following are encoded in a window of Streptomyces griseiscabiei genomic DNA:
- a CDS encoding roadblock/LC7 domain-containing protein has protein sequence MIEPMTNELGWMLDDVLKVPEARHAILLSADGMLRAHSADIDRDDAERLAAGLAGLQSISRSTSEFCGPADRPWRQTLIEFGHGFVFLVAAGEGAYLAVSTGDEVDMESVTYRMHKLVDRLGKELTSPARLDTGSRA, from the coding sequence ATGATCGAGCCCATGACCAACGAGCTGGGCTGGATGCTCGACGATGTGCTGAAGGTGCCCGAGGCCCGCCACGCCATCCTGCTCTCCGCCGACGGCATGCTCCGCGCCCACTCCGCCGACATCGACCGCGACGACGCCGAGCGCCTCGCGGCCGGACTCGCGGGACTCCAGTCGATCAGCCGCAGCACCTCCGAGTTCTGCGGCCCGGCCGACAGGCCGTGGCGGCAGACCCTGATCGAGTTCGGCCACGGCTTCGTCTTCCTCGTCGCGGCCGGCGAGGGCGCCTATCTCGCGGTGTCCACCGGCGACGAGGTCGACATGGAGTCGGTGACGTACCGCATGCACAAGCTGGTCGACCGGCTCGGCAAGGAGCTGACCAGCCCGGCACGGCTGGACACGGGCAGCAGGGCATGA
- a CDS encoding DUF6230 family protein → MATSSDATASTNERPEGPEASGRRGRVRLKRAAVMAVPATAVAAGLMILTAQGALGVQFAISGMPFVVTADKLDGEGFAQYGSLDHMIENSPNEGDTGGQVLVVTSVVKNGKLTNLCQSVDLGGIQLILTAGNKGTPVSVKNLAIDSDDISGDASFNNIEIGRDSSTFDKVDQKGMPGVYGQQADSVTITDLYQHNYAATAAVFKLPDLHMSFKSEGCE, encoded by the coding sequence ATGGCCACGTCCTCGGACGCCACGGCGTCCACCAACGAAAGACCCGAGGGTCCCGAAGCGTCCGGAAGACGCGGGCGGGTCCGCCTCAAGCGCGCCGCGGTGATGGCGGTCCCGGCCACCGCGGTCGCCGCCGGCCTGATGATCCTCACCGCGCAGGGCGCGCTGGGTGTCCAGTTCGCCATCTCCGGCATGCCGTTCGTGGTCACCGCCGACAAGCTCGACGGTGAGGGCTTCGCCCAGTACGGCTCGTTGGACCACATGATCGAGAACAGCCCCAACGAGGGTGACACCGGCGGTCAGGTGCTGGTCGTGACCTCGGTCGTGAAGAACGGCAAGCTGACGAACCTCTGCCAGAGCGTCGACCTCGGCGGCATCCAGCTGATCCTCACCGCCGGCAACAAGGGCACCCCGGTCAGCGTGAAGAACCTGGCGATCGACTCCGACGACATCTCGGGCGACGCCTCGTTCAACAACATCGAGATCGGCCGTGACTCCAGCACGTTCGACAAGGTGGACCAGAAGGGCATGCCCGGTGTCTACGGCCAGCAGGCCGACTCGGTCACCATCACCGATCTGTACCAGCACAACTACGCCGCCACCGCGGCCGTCTTCAAGCTCCCCGACCTGCACATGAGCTTCAAGAGCGAGGGCTGCGAGTAG
- a CDS encoding Tat pathway signal sequence domain protein, which translates to MRTRSLLALAAGTAALMVSAISPASAADTVLTTGGLAGDAVAVGDVLSASLASGTTGKFYSSATGTSGVSCAASTFTATVTDNPAAPGTATESVDAHTFGSCTSNVLGVLGVNSVTVNNLPYTTSVTSDGVVTVSPAAGSVLQTTVVLRTLLGTINCVYQAPSITGTSSNTDNSINFTAQVFTKTSGSTLCFANGYFTAKYAPVTDTTQGGATVYTN; encoded by the coding sequence ATGCGTACGCGTTCCCTCCTTGCCCTCGCCGCCGGCACCGCCGCCCTGATGGTGTCCGCCATCAGCCCCGCCTCCGCCGCCGACACCGTGCTCACCACCGGCGGCCTCGCCGGTGACGCGGTCGCCGTCGGTGACGTCCTCAGCGCCTCGCTGGCGTCCGGCACCACCGGCAAGTTCTACTCCAGCGCGACCGGCACGAGCGGTGTCTCCTGTGCCGCGTCCACCTTCACCGCCACCGTCACCGACAACCCGGCCGCGCCCGGCACGGCCACCGAGTCCGTGGACGCCCACACCTTCGGCAGCTGCACCAGCAACGTCCTCGGTGTCCTCGGCGTCAACAGCGTCACCGTCAACAACCTGCCCTACACCACCTCCGTGACCTCGGACGGCGTCGTCACGGTCAGCCCGGCGGCGGGCTCGGTCCTCCAGACCACGGTCGTCCTGCGCACGCTGCTGGGCACCATCAACTGCGTCTACCAGGCGCCCAGCATCACCGGCACCTCCAGCAACACCGACAACAGCATCAACTTCACCGCCCAGGTCTTCACCAAGACCTCCGGCTCCACGCTGTGCTTCGCCAACGGCTACTTCACGGCGAAGTACGCGCCCGTCACGGACACCACCCAGGGCGGCGCGACGGTCTACACCAACTGA
- a CDS encoding AraC family transcriptional regulator, whose translation MPAGSYSVEALTTEELAPRERADFWTEQIGSYQSRMGFKYAQSENFRGTTVRQRTDTYQLVKYRSDEIEYTRTMRQVRQDPDEDYRLLLPVRGEILLRQDGAEARLTPGTAALVTFASPFQCLQSDIDGFILTIPAREVDGRLNSRSPVASGLNLTTGLGRIVGSMLTGLHEEREHLTDPEFNAVSDRVVELVCMLTAGDDRPDVPGQLGEVEAMVRRYVRDHVADPDLTGTAVARALGWSLRQIQLALQKAGTTPRELIREERLRLVRDRLQCAECEHMTITDLAYSVGFSSASALSTAFRRRYGVSPREMRHGIR comes from the coding sequence TTGCCCGCGGGAAGTTACAGCGTCGAGGCGCTGACCACCGAGGAGCTGGCCCCGCGCGAGCGTGCCGACTTCTGGACCGAGCAGATCGGCTCCTACCAGTCCCGGATGGGCTTCAAGTACGCCCAGTCGGAGAACTTCCGCGGCACCACCGTCCGACAGCGCACCGACACGTACCAGTTGGTGAAGTACCGGTCCGACGAGATCGAGTACACCCGCACGATGCGCCAGGTCCGCCAGGACCCGGACGAGGACTACCGGCTGCTGCTGCCGGTGCGCGGCGAGATCCTGCTCCGCCAGGACGGCGCGGAGGCCCGGCTGACCCCGGGCACGGCGGCGCTGGTCACCTTCGCCTCGCCCTTCCAGTGTCTGCAGAGCGACATCGACGGGTTCATCCTCACCATCCCGGCCCGCGAGGTGGACGGCCGGCTCAACAGCAGGTCACCGGTGGCCAGCGGACTGAACCTCACGACCGGTCTCGGCCGTATCGTCGGCTCGATGCTGACCGGTCTGCACGAGGAGCGGGAGCACCTCACCGACCCGGAGTTCAACGCCGTCTCCGACCGGGTCGTGGAGCTGGTGTGCATGCTCACCGCCGGCGACGACCGCCCCGACGTCCCCGGGCAGTTGGGCGAGGTGGAGGCGATGGTCCGCCGCTATGTGCGCGACCATGTGGCGGACCCCGACCTCACGGGTACGGCGGTGGCGCGCGCCCTCGGCTGGTCGCTGCGCCAGATCCAACTCGCCCTGCAGAAGGCGGGTACGACGCCCCGTGAGCTGATCCGCGAGGAGCGGCTGCGACTGGTCCGGGACCGCTTACAGTGCGCGGAGTGCGAGCACATGACGATCACGGATCTCGCGTACTCCGTCGGCTTCTCCTCCGCGAGCGCCCTCAGCACGGCCTTCCGGCGACGCTACGGCGTCAGTCCCCGGGAGATGAGGCACGGCATCCGCTGA
- a CDS encoding DUF742 domain-containing protein produces the protein MTPRPRPKGSLVRSYVVTGGRSHPTRNTLDLVTLLIATTDLSLVGLTPEMRRVMEFCRPGALSLAEVAGHLRLPVSVTKVLVADLMDSGHIVTRAPIPAARPSDARILQEVLDGLRARL, from the coding sequence ATGACACCCCGCCCCCGGCCGAAGGGGAGCCTGGTGCGGTCGTACGTCGTCACCGGCGGCCGCTCCCACCCGACCCGCAACACCCTGGACCTGGTCACCCTGCTGATCGCCACCACCGACCTGTCGCTGGTCGGACTGACCCCGGAGATGCGCCGGGTGATGGAGTTCTGCCGCCCCGGCGCGCTCTCCCTCGCCGAGGTCGCCGGCCATCTCCGGCTGCCGGTCAGCGTGACCAAGGTGCTGGTCGCCGACCTCATGGACAGCGGCCACATCGTCACCCGCGCACCGATCCCGGCCGCCCGGCCGTCCGACGCCAGAATCCTCCAGGAGGTCCTCGATGGGCTCCGCGCCCGCCTCTGA
- a CDS encoding cytochrome P450 family protein encodes MGNPTPLVIDATGRDIHGEAARIRETGPATRVVLPGPPVVEAWAVSSPDLLKRLLTDPRVSKDARQHWPRFAAGEITPEWPLFTWVAVQNMFTAYGGEHKRLRTLVAKAFTSRRTNALRPRIEEITKGLLDQVEEGLRRGEAVDLREELCYPLPIQVITDLFGLPEERGLELRELVDKIFDTSADPGEMTAAFGRLQTVLAELVAAKRESPGDDLTSGLIAARDEDETRLSEQELIDTLVLMISAGHETTVNLLDQAVHALLTHPEQLAHVREGRASWDDVIEETLRAEAPVASLPLRYAVEDLDLGEFGGPEGVVIARGEPILAAYAAAGRSPERHGKDADVFDVTRADKEHLAFGHGVHFCLGAPLGRMEARIALPALFERFPSLELAAEDGELGYVESFISNGHRRLPVREV; translated from the coding sequence ATGGGCAACCCCACCCCCTTGGTGATCGACGCGACCGGCCGTGACATCCACGGTGAGGCCGCCCGGATCCGCGAGACGGGTCCGGCGACCCGGGTCGTGCTGCCGGGGCCGCCCGTCGTCGAGGCCTGGGCCGTCAGCAGCCCCGACCTGCTCAAGCGACTGCTGACCGATCCCCGGGTGTCGAAGGACGCCCGGCAGCACTGGCCGAGGTTCGCCGCCGGTGAGATCACCCCGGAGTGGCCGCTGTTCACCTGGGTCGCCGTGCAGAACATGTTCACCGCGTACGGCGGTGAACACAAACGGCTGCGCACCCTGGTCGCCAAGGCGTTCACCTCGCGCCGTACGAACGCGCTCCGGCCGCGCATCGAGGAGATCACCAAGGGGCTGCTCGACCAGGTCGAGGAGGGCCTGCGGCGCGGCGAGGCGGTCGATCTGCGCGAGGAGCTGTGCTACCCGCTGCCGATCCAGGTGATCACCGACCTGTTCGGGCTGCCCGAGGAACGTGGCCTGGAGCTGCGGGAGTTGGTGGACAAGATCTTCGACACCTCCGCCGATCCCGGGGAGATGACCGCCGCGTTCGGGCGGCTGCAGACCGTGCTCGCCGAACTCGTCGCCGCCAAGCGGGAGTCGCCCGGGGACGACCTCACCTCCGGGCTCATCGCCGCCCGCGACGAGGACGAGACCCGGCTGAGCGAGCAGGAACTGATCGACACCCTGGTCCTGATGATCAGCGCCGGGCACGAGACCACCGTCAACCTGCTCGACCAGGCCGTCCACGCACTGCTGACCCACCCGGAGCAACTCGCCCATGTCCGGGAGGGCCGCGCGAGCTGGGACGACGTGATCGAGGAGACGCTGCGGGCCGAGGCGCCGGTGGCGAGCCTGCCGTTGCGCTACGCCGTGGAGGACCTGGACCTCGGCGAGTTCGGCGGCCCGGAGGGCGTGGTGATAGCCAGGGGCGAGCCGATCCTGGCCGCGTACGCCGCCGCCGGGCGGAGCCCCGAGCGGCACGGGAAGGACGCCGACGTCTTCGACGTCACCCGCGCCGACAAGGAGCACCTCGCCTTCGGGCACGGCGTCCACTTCTGCCTGGGCGCCCCGCTCGGCCGGATGGAGGCCCGGATCGCGCTCCCGGCGCTCTTCGAGCGGTTCCCCTCGCTCGAACTGGCCGCCGAGGACGGGGAGTTGGGGTACGTGGAGTCGTTCATCTCCAACGGCCACCGCCGCCTCCCCGTCCGCGAGGTCTGA
- a CDS encoding lytic polysaccharide monooxygenase auxiliary activity family 9 protein, translating into MDRTYRMYRLSARRTSVTTGAALVVAPLLLTVGTAAPARAHGAPTDPVSRVSACSPEGGSQGSAACRAAIAANGGPFTAWDNMRIAGVNGRDREVVPDGRLCSGGLAPYKGLDLARADWPSTRLSPGSTLDLTYRSTIPHTGTFKLFLTKPGYDPAKPLKWSDLPEKPFASITDPPLRNGAYEFSAKLPADRSGHHVLYTIWQNTSTVDTYYSCSDVVFPKAKRADSGKDEGSSAGTPAGGEESATEKPAAEPSEPAVATPTKSPTTPAAGADGSGGVDRAADPGSPVASTTDASGVSVPLVAGGATALVLAAGAALYLRGRGRRSRVDG; encoded by the coding sequence ATGGATCGGACGTACCGGATGTACCGCTTGTCCGCCCGCCGCACCTCCGTCACGACCGGTGCGGCGCTCGTCGTGGCCCCCCTGCTGCTCACCGTGGGGACCGCCGCCCCGGCCCGGGCGCACGGCGCGCCGACGGATCCGGTGAGCCGGGTCTCGGCGTGTTCGCCGGAGGGCGGGAGCCAGGGGTCGGCGGCGTGCCGGGCGGCGATCGCCGCGAACGGCGGGCCCTTCACCGCGTGGGACAACATGCGGATCGCCGGGGTGAACGGGCGCGACCGGGAGGTCGTCCCGGACGGGCGGCTGTGCAGCGGCGGGCTCGCGCCCTACAAGGGGCTCGACCTGGCCCGCGCCGACTGGCCCTCGACCCGTCTCTCCCCCGGCAGCACCCTGGACCTGACGTACCGGTCGACGATCCCGCACACCGGGACCTTCAAGCTGTTCCTGACGAAACCGGGATACGACCCGGCGAAGCCGTTGAAGTGGTCCGATCTGCCGGAGAAGCCGTTCGCCTCCATCACCGACCCGCCGCTGCGGAACGGGGCGTACGAGTTCTCGGCGAAGCTGCCGGCGGACCGGTCCGGGCACCATGTGCTGTACACGATCTGGCAGAACACGAGCACGGTCGACACCTACTACTCGTGCTCGGACGTGGTGTTCCCGAAGGCGAAGCGGGCCGACTCGGGGAAGGACGAGGGGAGTTCGGCCGGGACACCCGCCGGGGGCGAGGAGAGCGCGACGGAGAAGCCGGCCGCGGAGCCGTCCGAGCCCGCCGTCGCCACGCCGACCAAGTCCCCGACGACACCGGCGGCCGGCGCGGACGGCTCCGGTGGCGTCGACCGGGCGGCCGACCCCGGCAGTCCCGTCGCCTCCACCACGGACGCGAGCGGCGTCTCCGTACCGCTGGTGGCGGGCGGCGCCACGGCGCTGGTGCTCGCCGCGGGCGCCGCCCTGTACCTGCGCGGACGGGGACGCCGCTCCCGTGTCGACGGCTGA
- a CDS encoding DUF6114 domain-containing protein — translation MSDFREWRGHRPFAGGLLLVLGGAEILLTMKAPLPVILKIGMQGLAGYLLPSLMILCGLLILFNPTQRLFYSILGIMLSLGTWLTSNIGGFVVGLLMGAVGSTLAFGWLPDQEPRVKRSRSAKRAEKHAAELG, via the coding sequence GTGAGCGACTTCCGGGAATGGAGGGGGCACCGGCCGTTCGCCGGTGGCCTGTTGCTGGTGCTGGGCGGCGCGGAGATCCTGCTGACCATGAAGGCGCCGCTGCCGGTCATCCTCAAGATCGGAATGCAGGGGCTGGCGGGCTATCTGCTGCCCTCGCTGATGATCCTGTGCGGGTTGCTGATCCTCTTCAACCCCACCCAGCGCCTGTTCTACTCCATTCTCGGGATCATGCTCTCCCTGGGCACCTGGCTGACCTCCAACATCGGCGGGTTCGTCGTGGGCCTGCTGATGGGGGCGGTCGGCAGCACGCTGGCCTTCGGCTGGCTGCCGGACCAGGAACCCCGGGTCAAGCGCTCCCGCTCCGCGAAACGGGCCGAGAAGCACGCCGCGGAACTCGGGTAG
- a CDS encoding GTP-binding protein, with the protein MGSAPASDDVYLRPTVRTAAKLLVVGHFAVGKTTFVGTLSEIRPLRTEEVMTEAGALVDDLAGTLDKTTTTVAMDFGRLTLDDSLVLYLFGAPGQQRFTKLWQDMTRGALGALVLADTRRLSHSFDVMGLLEELGLPYAVAVNDFEGAPVHELDEVREALDLLDETPLVRCDARDPDSSTRALVALVEYLLSRQPDTELEHA; encoded by the coding sequence ATGGGCTCCGCGCCCGCCTCTGACGACGTCTACCTGCGGCCGACGGTCAGAACGGCGGCCAAACTGCTCGTCGTCGGCCACTTCGCGGTCGGCAAGACCACGTTCGTCGGCACGCTCTCCGAGATCCGGCCGCTGCGCACCGAGGAGGTCATGACCGAGGCCGGCGCCCTGGTCGACGACCTCGCCGGCACCCTGGACAAGACCACCACCACGGTCGCCATGGACTTCGGCCGCCTCACCCTCGACGACTCGCTGGTGCTCTACCTGTTCGGCGCCCCCGGACAGCAGCGCTTCACCAAGCTCTGGCAGGACATGACCCGCGGCGCCCTCGGCGCACTCGTCCTCGCCGACACCCGGCGGCTGTCCCACTCCTTCGACGTGATGGGCCTGCTGGAGGAGCTGGGCCTGCCGTACGCCGTCGCCGTCAACGACTTCGAGGGCGCCCCCGTGCACGAGCTGGACGAGGTGCGCGAGGCACTCGACCTGCTGGACGAGACCCCGCTGGTGCGCTGCGACGCCCGTGACCCGGACTCCTCCACCCGGGCCCTGGTCGCCCTCGTCGAATATCTGCTCAGCCGGCAGCCCGACACCGAACTGGAGCACGCGTGA
- a CDS encoding cytochrome P450, whose amino-acid sequence MYGPEFAADPAAFYRRARATGPTTPVELAPGVRATLVTSYDAALHVLRSTETFAKDPRRWNDLNDGTVPQDSPVVPMMMYRPNALFSDGEEHQRLRGAITDSLARVEPNTLRGYVERSADTLIDRFAPTGKADLLGEYAQVLPLLVFNHLFGCPAELGLKLVEGMSGIFDGVDAERANALLSSTLLELVTLKRRQPGPDVTSWLTQHPAELTDEEMIHTLVVLMGAGTEPQQNLIANGLRLLLSDDRFAGDLSGGSLPVEDALDEVLWTDPPMANYAVHYPKRDVMYEGALLRAGDPLVVSLAAANTDPALTNDQRAGNRAHLAWSAGPHNCPAQSEARLIASVAVEKLLDRLPDVDLAVPVEALEWRPGPFHRALAALPVTFPPASVIGPGAEPSGAAGPRPESPYGSRPAQEPARPRSGWARLLSWWRGE is encoded by the coding sequence ATGTACGGCCCGGAGTTCGCCGCCGACCCGGCCGCGTTCTACCGGCGGGCGCGCGCGACCGGACCGACCACGCCCGTCGAGCTGGCGCCCGGCGTCCGGGCCACCCTCGTCACCTCGTACGACGCCGCGCTGCATGTGCTGCGGAGCACGGAGACCTTCGCCAAGGACCCGCGCCGCTGGAACGATCTCAACGACGGCACGGTCCCCCAGGACAGCCCCGTCGTCCCGATGATGATGTACCGGCCCAACGCCCTGTTCTCCGACGGCGAGGAGCACCAGCGGCTGCGCGGCGCCATCACCGACAGCCTCGCCCGGGTCGAGCCCAACACCCTGCGCGGCTATGTCGAGCGCAGCGCCGACACCCTCATCGACCGGTTCGCGCCCACCGGCAAGGCGGACCTCCTCGGCGAGTACGCCCAGGTGCTGCCGCTGCTCGTCTTCAACCATCTGTTCGGCTGCCCGGCCGAGCTGGGGCTGAAGCTGGTCGAGGGCATGTCCGGCATCTTCGACGGTGTGGACGCCGAGCGGGCCAACGCACTGCTCAGCAGCACGCTCCTCGAACTGGTCACGCTGAAGCGGAGGCAGCCCGGCCCGGACGTCACGTCGTGGCTCACCCAGCACCCCGCGGAACTCACCGACGAGGAGATGATCCACACCCTCGTCGTGCTCATGGGCGCGGGCACCGAGCCGCAGCAGAACCTCATCGCCAACGGACTGCGGCTGCTGCTCTCCGACGACCGCTTCGCCGGCGATCTGTCCGGCGGCAGCCTCCCCGTGGAGGACGCCCTCGACGAGGTGCTGTGGACCGACCCGCCGATGGCCAACTACGCCGTGCACTACCCCAAGCGGGACGTGATGTACGAGGGCGCGCTGCTGAGGGCCGGCGACCCGCTCGTCGTCTCGCTGGCCGCCGCCAACACCGACCCGGCTCTGACGAACGATCAGCGGGCGGGCAACCGCGCCCACTTGGCGTGGAGCGCGGGCCCGCACAACTGCCCGGCGCAGAGCGAGGCCCGGCTGATCGCCTCGGTGGCGGTGGAGAAGCTCCTCGACCGGCTGCCGGACGTCGACCTCGCCGTCCCCGTGGAGGCGCTGGAGTGGCGTCCGGGTCCCTTCCACCGGGCGCTCGCCGCCCTGCCGGTGACCTTCCCGCCGGCTTCCGTGATCGGCCCGGGCGCCGAGCCCTCCGGGGCCGCCGGACCCCGCCCGGAGAGCCCCTACGGCTCCCGGCCGGCACAGGAGCCCGCCCGCCCGAGGAGCGGTTGGGCCCGGCTGCTGTCCTGGTGGCGCGGGGAGTAG
- a CDS encoding ATP-binding protein encodes MTEPIPQAVTWALAAALLVTAVLLLRQHGISGRQRRRNTALADDVRAREEELRHLVTVRLPAQADHPGQSVPGVGPLDTRLAGTEFGKGLDEVLARFSGAVEHAQARADQSAKAALKASMRSIQALANEQQVAISEMQDRHDDPDVLRDLLEVDHTNAQFGRRAQAIAVLCGSWPGRQRATSPIVEVVRGATSRIRDYRRVRVHGQVDIAVESRAVEPVVLAVAELLDNAARHSQPNTTVEVNVQNVHNGVCVVIDDAGVGMDAHAVEHATRLLAGRGEVDVTRLDDPPQFGFAVIGMLARRYGFTVSVDTRSPYGGVRAVAFLPSALLTQLESAAPEAPIDRPPPVTGTAPVPVPRQTRTESTPGGPPEDTTEGGLPKRRRRTARRTAAPEPETPAPAEEDAGRSPEENARIMGAFARGTRFGRAAGRILDEEEYVRAPAPDSADPARPTPHENEGTPHT; translated from the coding sequence ATGACCGAACCGATACCGCAGGCGGTGACCTGGGCGCTGGCCGCGGCGCTGCTCGTCACCGCCGTGCTCCTGCTGCGCCAGCACGGGATCAGCGGGCGGCAGCGCAGAAGGAACACCGCCCTGGCCGACGACGTGCGGGCCCGGGAGGAGGAGCTGCGCCATCTGGTCACGGTCCGGCTGCCCGCCCAAGCCGACCACCCCGGCCAGAGCGTCCCCGGTGTCGGCCCGCTCGACACCCGGCTCGCCGGGACCGAGTTCGGCAAGGGCCTCGACGAGGTGCTGGCCCGCTTCTCCGGCGCCGTCGAGCACGCGCAGGCCCGCGCCGACCAGTCCGCCAAGGCCGCCCTCAAGGCGTCCATGCGCTCGATCCAGGCCCTCGCCAACGAGCAGCAGGTGGCCATCTCCGAGATGCAGGACCGGCACGACGACCCCGACGTGCTGCGCGACCTCCTCGAAGTCGACCACACCAACGCCCAGTTCGGCCGCCGCGCCCAGGCCATCGCCGTACTCTGCGGCTCCTGGCCGGGACGCCAGCGCGCCACCTCCCCGATCGTCGAGGTCGTCCGCGGCGCCACCTCGCGCATCCGCGACTACCGGCGCGTCCGCGTCCACGGCCAGGTCGACATCGCCGTGGAGAGCCGCGCCGTGGAGCCCGTCGTCCTCGCCGTCGCCGAACTGCTCGACAACGCCGCCCGCCACTCCCAGCCCAACACCACCGTCGAGGTCAACGTCCAGAACGTGCACAACGGCGTCTGCGTGGTCATCGACGACGCGGGCGTCGGTATGGACGCCCACGCCGTGGAACACGCCACGCGGCTGCTCGCCGGCCGCGGCGAGGTGGACGTCACCCGCCTCGACGACCCGCCCCAGTTCGGCTTCGCCGTCATCGGGATGCTCGCCCGGCGCTACGGGTTCACCGTCTCCGTGGACACCCGCTCGCCGTACGGCGGCGTCCGCGCCGTCGCGTTCCTCCCCTCGGCGCTGCTCACCCAGCTGGAGTCCGCCGCCCCGGAGGCACCCATCGACCGTCCGCCACCCGTGACCGGGACCGCCCCCGTCCCCGTGCCCCGGCAGACCCGCACGGAGAGCACCCCCGGGGGCCCGCCCGAGGACACCACCGAGGGCGGACTGCCCAAGCGCCGCAGGCGCACCGCCCGGCGGACCGCCGCCCCCGAACCGGAAACCCCGGCACCGGCCGAGGAGGACGCCGGCCGCTCGCCCGAGGAGAACGCCCGCATCATGGGCGCCTTCGCCCGCGGCACCCGCTTCGGCCGGGCCGCCGGACGCATCCTCGACGAGGAGGAGTACGTACGCGCCCCCGCGCCCGACTCCGCCGACCCCGCGCGCCCCACCCCGCATGAGAACGAAGGGACCCCCCACACATGA